From a region of the Vanrija pseudolonga chromosome 2, complete sequence genome:
- the erg6 gene encoding Sterol 24-C-methyltransferase erg6, whose amino-acid sequence MPAADARSEARVSNYTKFWNKDSAKDTETDKSNRLDQYTDLVNGYYDGATELYEYGWGESFHFCRFYKGEAFLQALARHEHYLASMIGLRPGMRVLDVGCGVGGPAREIARFSDANIVGVNNNEFQVGRARQKTARAGLSDKVSFVKGNFMALEEQFGANSFDAVYAIEATCHAPTFEGVYGEVFKVLKPGGVFGVYEWCMTDEWDASKPAHKAVSHGIEVGDGIAEMRTLHDARKALKAVGFEIVHEEDLAARPDPVPWYYPLEGDIFKAQTLWDVFTVFRMSRLGKIITQNGVWGLEKIGFVPKGTYDVGESLKVAADALVEGGREKLFTPMALWVVRKPLN is encoded by the exons AtgcctgccgccgacgctcgcTCCGAGGCCCGTGTCTCCAACTACACCAAGTTCTGGAACAAGGACTCGGCCAAGGACACTGAGACCGACAAGTCCAACCGTCTTGACCAGTacaccgacctcgtcaacg GCTACTATGACGGTGCCACCGAGCTCTACGAGTACGGCTGGG GCGAGTCGTTCCACTTCTGTCGCTTCTACAAGGGCGAGGCCTTCCTCCAGGCTCTTGCTCGCCACGAGCACTACCTCGCCTCCATGATTGGTCTCCGCCCCGGCatgcgcgtcctcgacgtcggctgCGGTGTTGGTGGCCCCGCCCGCGAGATTGCTCGCTTCTCGGACGCCAACATTGTCGGTGTCAACAACAACGAGTTCCAGgtcggccgcgcccgccAGAAGACTGCTCGCGCTGGTCTCTCGGACAAGGTCTCGTTTGTCAAGGGCAACTTTATGGCCCTCGAGGAGCAGTTCGGCGCCAACAGCTTCGACGCTGTTTACGCCATTGAGGCTACCTGCCACGCCCCCACCTTTGAGGGTGTCTACGGCGAGGTCTTCAAGGTCCTCAAGCCCGGAGGAGTG TTCGGTGTCTACGAGTGGTGCATGACCGACGAGTGGGACGCTTCCAAGCCCGCCCACAAGGCTGTCTCCCACGGCATTGAGGTCGGTGACGGTATCGCCGAGATGCGCACCCTTCACGACGCCCGcaaggccctcaaggccgtTGGTTTCGAGATTGTCCACGAGGAGGACCTTGCTGCCCGCCCCGACCCCGTCCCCTGGTACTACCCTCTCGAGGGTGACATCTTCAAGGCTCAGACCCTTTGGGATGTCTTCACCGTCTTCCGCATGTCGCGTCTTGGCAAGATTATCACCCAGAACGGTGTCTGGGGTCTTGAGAAGATCGGCTTTGTTCCCAAGGGAACTTACGACGTCGGAGAGAGCCTCAAggttgccgccgacgcgctcgtcgagggtggCCGCGAGAAGCTCTTCACCCCCATGGCTCTTTGGGTTGTCCGCAAG CCCCTCAACTAG
- the mrpl23 gene encoding 54S ribosomal protein L23, mitochondrial, which yields MSASKGKTALALTRVWHHTSAQDRVLGNLASRIAWVLMGKHKPTYDPAVDAGDYVVVSDILQVRLSGNKARDKIYRHHSGFMGGLKEVPITRVMERRPEDVLRRAVSGMLPKNTFRDRRLERLKIFPGAAPSHYTQNAVKTWRDEVAKNSGDKPSP from the exons ATGTCTGCGTCAAAAGGAAAG ACCGCTCTCGCTCTTACCAGGGTCTGGCACCACACCTCGGCCCAGGACCGCGTCTTGGGAAACCTCGCCAGCCGTATTGCTTGGGTTCTCATGGGCAAGCACAAGCCGACCTATGACCCCGCTG TGGACGCGGGAGACTATGTTGTCGTCTCGGACATTCTCCAGGTTCGCCTGTCGGGCAACAAGGCGCGCGACAAGATCTACAGGCATCACTCGGGATTCATGGGCGGCCTCAAGGAGGTTCCCATCACGCGCGTTATGGAGCGTAGACCCGAGGAC gtcctccgccgcgccgtctcggGCATGTTGCCAAAGAACACTTTCCGTGACCGCCGACTGGAGCGTCTCAAGATCTTCCCCGGTGCTGCGCCCTCTCACTACACGCAAAATGCTGTCAAGACATGGCGCGATGAAGTGGCGAAGAACTCGGGAGACAAACCCTCACCATAG
- the ssb3 gene encoding Replication factor A protein 3: MSSSRLGPEARVNSKHLSEHRGQVVRLTAKVLNLVGDTATVEASDGGEDMHIEGTYVEIIGNVKEDLSIRALTSINLGNSLDMNAVNAVVEYSHSSKGSGVLA, encoded by the exons ATGTCCTCATCAAGGCTGGGTCCAGAAG CTCGCGTCAACTCCAAGCACCTGAGCGAGCACCGCGGTCAGGTCGTTCGCCTCACAGCCAAGGTTCTCAATCTCGTGGGCGACACCGCGACTGTCGAGGCCagcgatggcggcgag GACATGCACATTGAAGGCACCTATGTCGAGATCATTGGCAACGTCAAGGAAGACCTCTCCATCCGTGCCCTCACCAGCATCAACCTTGGCAACAGTCTCGACATGAacgccgtcaacgccgtTGTCGAGTACTCTCACTCGTCAAAGGGCAGCGGTGTCCTTGCGTAA
- the smd2 gene encoding Small nuclear ribonucleoprotein Sm D2 encodes MSQYQSVPKSELDESQVRELEEWEISQGPLSVLQQAVRNQSQVLISLRNNKKLLARVKAFDRHANMVLENVKEMWVETPKGKNAKPVSKDRFISKMFLRGDSVILVLRNAA; translated from the exons ATGAG CCAGTACCAGTCCGTCCCAAAatccgagctcgacgagtcTCAAGTccgcgagcttgaggagTGGGAGATCTCCCAAGGCCCTCTCTCGGTCCTGCAGCAGGCCGTCCGCAACCAGAGCCAGGTTCTCATCTCCTTGCGAAACAACAAGAAGCTCCTGGCCCGCGTCAAGGCGTTTGACCGCCATGCCAACATGGTTCTGGAGAATGTGAAGGAG ATGTGGGTCGAGACGCCGAAGGGCAAGAATGCCAAGCCCGTGAGCAAGGACCGCTTCATCTC GAAGATGTTCCTCCGCGGTGACTCGGTTATTCTGG TTCTGCGCAACGCGGCATAA